AGCAACCACCATCGGTTGTGCTGATGAAGGCGATAACCACACAGGATCTTGGGGTGAAAAGCAGCAACTGGCGTGATCTGAATAGCCAGCAAATTTAAATGTGGAATGCGGAGTGCGGAATGACCGAACCCAAACATGGCAGAACTGATAACTGGTAACTGATGACTGATAACTACCTCTCAGCTTCTATCTCCTTCGCATCATTTTTCTGCCGACATGTTTTTCTGCAAAAGGAGTTGGTTCCCATTTTTTGCCATGCCTGTTTCGCCACCATGATTGCGATGTCGCCATTATTTCCTTGCATGAAGAGAATGAAATAGTATATTGTTTCCGCATGGATAAGGAAACACTGAAATACGTTTTGGCTCAGTCAACCACCCGGCCATGGCCGGTGGCCACCCCGCGGACGCTGGCATTACCTCTTGATTCACGCAAGGTCGTCGCGCTGATTGGCATCCGCCGCAGCGGTAAGACGTATCTCCTATATGAGACGATGCGGCGGCTGGAAGCCCAGGGCGTGGATCGGCGACAGTTGCTCTACCTCAATTTTGAGGACGACCGGCTCCTCCCCATCCAGGTCGGCGAACTCGACCTGATTCTACGGGCGCACGAAGAGTTATATCCCGCGGTGATGGGCCGCAAAAAGTTTCTCTTCTTCGACGAGGTGCAGAGTGTCCCTGCCTGGGAAACCTATGTGCGGCGTCTGCATGACACGGAGGATGTCTGCCTCTTTGTCACCGGTTCCTCCTCGCACCTGCTATCGCGTGAACTGGCCACGGGACTGCGTGGCCGGAGCGTATCCTACGAGGTGTTTCCCCTTTCGTTCGTTGAATTCCTGAAATTTCGCGGCCTGACACACGAGCCGTATTCGCGGTCCTCCGAAAGTCGCATGGCTTCGGCGTTGGAAGAGTACCTTAAGACCGGTGGTCTGCCGGAAGTGGTCCTCGCCGACGAGGCGTTGCGACCACGCATCCTCAAGGAGTACGTGGACCTGGTGTTTTACCGGGATTTGGTGGAGCGCTATAAGGTGGCCAATCCGTTGGTGATGCGCCGTTTGCTTCGGCATTGCCTGGGCCATCCGGCTTCGCTCTTCAACGTCCACAAACTCTACCTGGACTTCCGCTCGCAAGGACTGGCGCTTTCAAAGGACACGCTCTACAACTATGCTGGCTACCTGGAGGAGTCGTTTGTCGTCTTTACACTGCCGGTGGCGGAACGTTCGTTGCGCAAACAGGCGGTGAATCCGAAGAAGCTCCACGCCATTGATTGGGCGCTGGCGTATCCATTTGTCGCCGAACCCAGTATTGACGTTGGGAAAAAACTGGAGACCGCCGTA
This genomic window from Verrucomicrobiota bacterium contains:
- a CDS encoding ATP-binding protein, with translation MDKETLKYVLAQSTTRPWPVATPRTLALPLDSRKVVALIGIRRSGKTYLLYETMRRLEAQGVDRRQLLYLNFEDDRLLPIQVGELDLILRAHEELYPAVMGRKKFLFFDEVQSVPAWETYVRRLHDTEDVCLFVTGSSSHLLSRELATGLRGRSVSYEVFPLSFVEFLKFRGLTHEPYSRSSESRMASALEEYLKTGGLPEVVLADEALRPRILKEYVDLVFYRDLVERYKVANPLVMRRLLRHCLGHPASLFNVHKLYLDFRSQGLALSKDTLYNYAGYLEESFVVFTLPVAERSLRKQAVNPKKLHAIDWALAYPFVAEPSIDVGKKLETAVFLHWRRRREDLGYLAGEREVDLVVNREQPEQLINVAYSTSQSQTWEREIAALEAAGTRFPRAERVLVAHERTTRKPPDGIQMSDAWRYLLST